One stretch of Halococcus hamelinensis 100A6 DNA includes these proteins:
- a CDS encoding VOC family protein: protein MAFEPVDLDHVALRVGDLDDALAFYHDVLGLSVRDRDAFERDEVPFVAVAAGGRHLHLVPTDEPFDVDGEHVCLLLRSDETDTREAMTTLLDELREAGVTVESGEPHERLGAYGRDWAAYVRDPDGRRVELKLH, encoded by the coding sequence ATGGCCTTCGAACCCGTCGACCTCGACCACGTCGCGCTCCGCGTCGGCGACCTCGACGACGCGCTCGCGTTCTATCACGACGTACTCGGTCTTTCCGTTCGGGACCGGGACGCCTTCGAACGCGACGAGGTCCCGTTCGTGGCGGTCGCCGCCGGCGGCCGACACCTCCACCTCGTGCCGACCGACGAGCCCTTCGACGTCGACGGCGAACACGTCTGCCTGTTGCTCCGCTCCGACGAAACAGACACCCGCGAGGCGATGACGACGCTGCTCGACGAGCTCCGCGAGGCGGGCGTGACGGTCGAGTCGGGCGAACCCCACGAGCGGCTCGGGGCCTACGGTCGCGATTGGGCGGCCTACGTCCGCGACCCCGACGGCCGCCGGGTCGAACTCAAACTCCACTGA